The window GTAAAGTCTTGTGCGAACATATGGGTTTCCGTAAAGGATGCAATTGCGCTCGGGCTGATAAAGCATGCCGAATCGCGCTTCGCCCTCAACGCACAGGCTTATAAGCACAAAATAGTTCGGTGAGCCGTCAACGAACTTGCTGGTTCCGTCAATGGGATCGATATACCAGACCAGCCTGCTTTTTGAATGGTAGGAATGAGAAGATTCATCTTCTTCACTTACAACGGTTTCGCCCGGGAAAGCCCGGTTGAGCAGCTCCAGCCAGTATTCACTCATCTCCTCATCCACACTCGTGACTTTTGAACCGTCCTTCTTATACCGTGTTTCAAAGTTTTTGTTGTGACGATACAACCTGAGCTTGCGTCCGGCCTCCTCAAGATGCGGGTACAGCCACTTGAACCGTAAATTAAACTCCTTTTCAGACATCATCGGTCAATCCGTTTATCAACATTTGCTTCAAGCAGCTCCATTTCGAACAAACTCGCCTGTTTCCTGTAAAAGGAAAATTTATATATTTCAGAGTCAGAAAAATTTGAAACCATAAATCAACCGGGTAACAATATGGAAGAAGATAAGGGCAATGAACAAGTTAAGTTTGATGATTTGTCAAAAAAATTTGACAGTACATACAAGGATATTATTGAAAAGCTGAATGAAGAAAAAGACCGGCTTGAAAATGAGTTGCGGCAGGAGTACCGGTCCGCAAGGAAATATGTGCGTTCACATCCGGAAGAAGGACTGGCCTACTCATTTCTCGGCGGCCTTGTGGCAGGCGTCATCATAGCAAAAATTTTTTCCAGAAGGTGACGTTCCCTGCAAAGGAACCGGGTTGATATTTCCCGGCTTCCTTTTATTACAGGACAAATACTTTTATCTTTCATTATAAGCGGTTGCTCCTGCGGGGTAACCGTTTTTTTTGGGATGCAATCGATTTTTATATTTAAATAACCCGGATGCTGCAACACGCATCCAAACGATCCATAGGAGTTGACATGGCAGAGCTGAATTATACATCAGACCAGATAAACGAATTGCTGCAGCGCGTAGATGCGCTGAGGAGGTATCTTTGACTATGACGGACGCAAAGAAA is drawn from Natronogracilivirga saccharolytica and contains these coding sequences:
- a CDS encoding inositol monophosphatase family protein, which produces MMSEKEFNLRFKWLYPHLEEAGRKLRLYRHNKNFETRYKKDGSKVTSVDEEMSEYWLELLNRAFPGETVVSEEDESSHSYHSKSRLVWYIDPIDGTSKFVDGSPNYFVLISLCVEGEARFGMLYQPERNCILYGNPYVRTRLYTSLHEYREIHHTISWRHQMPLVVKGAEPALRNRLEELTHLPVKRTSAAAHNIIGPLNGPNTGFLSFRKTAYWDLAAPAAIMEAAGFQTRIFSNGEPASYHDGNIFCDRFYCLPPDTPSDIIDYVNGLTF